In Arsenicicoccus dermatophilus, a genomic segment contains:
- a CDS encoding alpha/beta hydrolase: MAEHKIRANTILPARREEIELHTADGLTLVGELALPLERDPVATLVTLHPLPTHGGFMDSHVYKKASYRLPALADIAVLRFNTRGTSSPRGTSQGSFDNADGERFDVAAAIEYAELRQSPVLPHRWLVGWSFGTDLTLMYGLEPAIEGAVLLSPPLRWTQPEHLREWAVDGRPLVALVPEHDDYLQPEEARERFALVPQAEVVGIDGCKHLWVGETYVRRALDEIVARVRPGFGPLPTTYAGEVAEGS; encoded by the coding sequence ATGGCTGAGCACAAGATCCGCGCCAACACGATCCTGCCCGCGCGGCGGGAGGAGATCGAGCTGCACACCGCTGACGGGCTCACCCTCGTCGGCGAGCTCGCCCTGCCCCTCGAGCGGGACCCGGTCGCGACGCTGGTGACGCTGCACCCGCTGCCCACGCACGGCGGCTTCATGGACAGCCATGTCTACAAGAAGGCGTCCTACCGGCTGCCGGCGCTCGCGGACATCGCCGTGCTGCGGTTCAACACGCGGGGGACGAGCTCGCCGCGTGGCACGTCCCAGGGGTCCTTCGACAACGCCGACGGGGAGCGCTTCGACGTCGCAGCGGCGATCGAGTATGCCGAGCTGCGCCAGAGCCCGGTGCTCCCGCACCGGTGGCTGGTCGGGTGGTCCTTCGGCACCGACCTGACGCTGATGTACGGCCTGGAGCCGGCGATCGAGGGGGCTGTCCTGCTGTCCCCCCCGCTGCGGTGGACCCAGCCCGAGCACCTGCGCGAGTGGGCCGTGGACGGGCGACCGCTGGTGGCGCTGGTGCCCGAGCACGACGACTACCTGCAGCCGGAGGAGGCGCGGGAGAGGTTCGCGCTGGTCCCGCAGGCCGAGGTCGTCGGGATCGACGGGTGCAAGCACCTGTGGGTGGGGGAGACCTACGTGCGACGGGCGTTGGACGAGATCGTGGCCCGGGTGCGGCCGGGCTTCGGCCCGTTGCCGACGACCTATGCCGGCGAGGTGGCTGAGGGGTCCTGA
- a CDS encoding polysaccharide deacetylase family protein codes for MKRAGPGRGSGDGGDRQGAAPDPGIPRRTILVGSALCALSGLGLTVVQDGRLELACGGPTTSPQARRAADPRCINAVRTSRPWVALTFDDGPDPAYTPAVLDLLRRYDAHATFFLVGANAAAHPHLAARIRREGHLVANHTHDHPDLTAVPAPEAGDQIRRGRAAVTAATRSGGGEPWLLRPPVGRTSRAVTGQARAAGERQVFWTDCLEANLHDGVAAGGRALGEDLAPGAVVLAHDGGHVAGRWAQTYDRSATVEALPHLLASLRARGLTSVTVADLAASGTVR; via the coding sequence ATGAAGCGTGCGGGGCCAGGGCGGGGGTCTGGTGACGGGGGAGACCGCCAGGGGGCGGCCCCTGACCCCGGCATACCTCGGCGAACCATCCTGGTCGGCTCGGCGCTGTGCGCCCTGTCCGGGCTCGGGCTGACGGTGGTGCAGGACGGGCGGCTCGAGCTGGCCTGTGGCGGCCCGACGACGTCCCCGCAGGCGCGGCGGGCGGCAGACCCCCGATGCATCAACGCCGTTCGCACCTCCCGCCCGTGGGTGGCGCTGACCTTCGACGACGGGCCGGACCCGGCATACACCCCCGCGGTGCTCGACCTGCTGCGGCGGTACGACGCCCACGCGACGTTCTTCCTCGTGGGGGCCAACGCCGCGGCCCACCCCCACCTCGCCGCCCGGATCCGCCGCGAGGGGCACCTCGTCGCCAACCACACGCACGACCATCCGGACCTGACCGCGGTCCCGGCGCCGGAGGCGGGGGACCAGATCCGGCGGGGGCGAGCCGCGGTGACGGCCGCGACCAGATCCGGCGGGGGCGAGCCGTGGCTGCTGCGACCGCCCGTCGGGCGCACCAGCCGGGCCGTCACGGGGCAGGCGCGCGCGGCGGGGGAGCGACAGGTCTTCTGGACCGACTGCCTGGAGGCCAACCTGCACGACGGCGTCGCGGCCGGGGGCCGTGCGCTGGGGGAGGACCTGGCGCCGGGCGCGGTGGTCCTCGCCCACGACGGCGGACACGTCGCCGGGCGATGGGCCCAGACCTACGACCGCAGCGCGACGGTGGAGGCGCTGCCCCACCTGCTGGCGTCGCTTCGCGCCCGGGGGCTGACCTCGGTGACGGTGGCGGACCTCGCGGCGTCCGGCACGGTCCGCTAG
- the ccrA gene encoding crotonyl-CoA carboxylase/reductase codes for MIAIRDAIMSGDRTDETYAGLDLPESYRAVTVHKDEVGMFEGRASRDKDPRESLHLDEVPLPELAPGEALVAVMASSINYNTVWTSIFEPVPTFGFLERYGRTSTAAKRHDLPYHVVGSDLAGVVLRTGPGVHIWKPGAEVVAHCLSVELEHHDGHDDTMLDPEQRIWGFETNFGGLAELAIVKANQLMPKAGHLTWEEAASPGLVNSTAYRQLISRNGAGMKLGDRVLVWGASGGLGSYATQMALAGGATPICVVSSPEKAEICRKMGAELVIDRNAEGYRFWKDERTQDPQEWKRLGARIRELTHGHDPDIVFEHPGRETFGASVYVTRKGGTIVTCASTSGYMHEFDNRYLWMNLKSIIGSHFANYREAWEANSLIRRGLIHPTLSVTYALEDVGQAALDVHRNAHQGKVGVLTLAPEEGLGVSNPQLRDELLTEINRFRHV; via the coding sequence ATGATCGCCATCCGCGACGCCATCATGAGCGGCGACCGCACCGACGAGACCTACGCCGGCCTGGACCTGCCCGAGTCCTATCGCGCGGTGACCGTCCACAAGGACGAGGTCGGGATGTTCGAGGGTCGCGCCAGCCGTGACAAGGACCCCCGCGAGAGCCTGCACCTGGACGAGGTGCCGCTGCCCGAGCTCGCCCCCGGCGAGGCCCTCGTCGCCGTCATGGCCAGCTCGATCAACTACAACACGGTGTGGACCTCGATCTTCGAGCCCGTCCCGACGTTCGGCTTCCTGGAGCGCTACGGCCGCACCTCGACCGCCGCCAAGCGCCACGACCTGCCTTATCACGTGGTGGGCTCGGACCTCGCGGGCGTGGTCCTGCGCACCGGCCCCGGCGTCCACATCTGGAAGCCCGGCGCCGAGGTCGTCGCCCACTGCCTGTCCGTCGAGCTGGAGCACCACGACGGGCACGACGACACGATGCTCGACCCGGAGCAGCGGATCTGGGGCTTCGAGACCAACTTCGGCGGCCTGGCCGAGCTCGCCATCGTCAAGGCCAACCAGCTGATGCCCAAGGCCGGGCACCTCACCTGGGAGGAGGCCGCCTCCCCCGGCCTGGTCAACTCCACGGCATACCGCCAGCTCATCTCCCGCAACGGCGCCGGCATGAAGCTCGGCGACCGGGTCCTCGTCTGGGGTGCGTCCGGTGGCCTCGGCTCCTACGCCACCCAGATGGCGCTCGCCGGCGGGGCCACCCCGATCTGCGTCGTCTCCTCCCCGGAGAAGGCCGAGATCTGCCGCAAGATGGGCGCCGAGCTCGTCATCGACCGCAACGCCGAGGGTTACCGCTTCTGGAAGGACGAGCGCACCCAGGACCCCCAGGAGTGGAAGCGCCTCGGGGCCAGGATCCGCGAGCTCACCCACGGTCACGACCCGGACATCGTGTTCGAGCACCCCGGTCGGGAGACCTTCGGCGCCTCGGTCTACGTCACCCGCAAGGGCGGCACCATCGTCACCTGCGCCTCGACCTCGGGCTACATGCACGAGTTCGACAACCGCTACCTGTGGATGAACCTCAAGTCGATCATCGGCTCGCACTTCGCGAACTACCGCGAGGCGTGGGAGGCCAACTCGCTGATCCGTCGCGGTCTGATCCACCCCACGCTGTCCGTGACCTATGCGCTGGAGGACGTGGGCCAGGCCGCCCTCGACGTCCACCGCAACGCCCACCAGGGCAAGGTCGGCGTCCTCACGCTGGCCCCCGAGGAGGGCCTCGGCGTCAGCAACCCGCAGCTGCGCGACGAGCTGCTGACCGAGATCAACCGCTTCCGTCACGTCTGA
- the mce gene encoding methylmalonyl-CoA epimerase, which translates to MADNDLQGLFTHIDHVGIAVRDLDEAIEFYETKYGMKMAHREVNEEQGVAEAMMAVGDSTSHIQLLAPLNEQSTIAKFIDKSGVGMQQMAYRVESIDAVCATLKERGLRLLYPEPKRGTAGSRINFIHPKDAGGVLVELVEPAPGGMH; encoded by the coding sequence ATGGCTGACAACGACCTGCAGGGACTGTTCACGCACATCGACCACGTCGGCATCGCCGTCCGTGACCTCGACGAGGCCATCGAGTTCTACGAGACCAAGTACGGCATGAAGATGGCCCACCGCGAGGTCAACGAGGAGCAGGGCGTCGCCGAGGCGATGATGGCGGTCGGCGACTCGACCTCCCACATCCAGCTCCTCGCTCCCCTCAACGAGCAGAGCACCATCGCGAAGTTCATCGACAAGAGCGGCGTCGGCATGCAGCAGATGGCCTACCGCGTCGAGTCCATCGACGCCGTGTGCGCCACGCTCAAGGAGCGCGGCCTGCGCCTGCTCTACCCCGAGCCCAAGCGCGGCACCGCCGGTTCCCGCATCAACTTCATCCACCCCAAGGACGCCGGTGGGGTTCTCGTCGAGCTGGTCGAGCCCGCGCCGGGCGGCATGCACTGA